One Ostrea edulis chromosome 2, xbOstEdul1.1, whole genome shotgun sequence genomic region harbors:
- the LOC125679869 gene encoding uncharacterized protein LOC125679869, whose protein sequence is MSKKLLKGHACGGKTQCHICKKLVTNPQLCFVQKKPKPKRNKELKMYIYFDFECTQENGVHNPNLCVAERVCQHCDSLDIDTRCEHCQAFGSQRRFVFQGPDTLKQFMDWLLQSETDEKGNVSFKHDETTAIAHNFKGYDGQFILNYLVHMACIKPAVILNGSKILCMGVFGLRFIDSYNFLPFALANMPSAFSLTELKKGNFPHFFNTEQNQNYVGPYPDAHYYNPDDMSIANRAAFYTWYNQQAGKVFDFQKEFLAYRISDVDILRRCCAQFKATLYGLVRVDPFQKLITFASTANLAYRRGFMAQDTIAIISNMGYLPSRRYSAKACRWLTSLDRNIRHAKNGGEITIGSYTVDGYDDESRTVYEFYGCYWHGCPTCYPNLLTETHLHRVQQTYQTLYEQTLKRAATLEQQGYTVVSIWEHVFDRQVKNNPELQTFLRDLDIQNPLSLRDALYGGHTNATRLYCEEGDMQYIDVCSLYPYVLKYKPFPIYHPQVITSDFADVREYFGLIRCRVLPPRGLYHPVLPYKTGGKLLFPLCRTCAEHRNLGPDDRCSHTDSERSLTRTWVIVEVHKVLDLGYRLEHIHEVWHFEKTSEDLFRSYIDTFLKSNKKLPDFPMNVKRANRNKNTSVRSSAGKASS, encoded by the coding sequence ATGAGCAAGAAATTATTAAAGGGACACGCGTGTGGCGGTAAAACACAAtgtcacatctgtaagaaactCGTCACCAACCCACAGCTCTGCTTCGTTCAAAAGAAACCCAAGCCCAAACGCAACAAggaattgaaaatgtacatttatttcgatTTTGAATGTACACAGGAGAACGGAGTTCACAACCCTAATCTCTGTGTGGCCGAACGCGTGTGTCAACATTGCGACAGTTTAGACATCGACACGCGCTGTGAACACTGTCAAGCGTTTGGATCGCAACGCCGCTTTGTATTTCAAGGCCCAGACACCTTAAAGCAGTTTATGGACTGGTTATTACAATCCGAGACAGACGAGAAGGGTAATGTGTCCTTCAAACACGATGAAACTACTGCCATTGCGCACAATTTCAAGGGATACGATGGACAGTTCATCTTGAATTATCTGGTGCACATGGCCTGTATCAAACCCGCAGTCATCCTCAACGGCAGTAAAATCTTGTGCATGGGAGTGTTCGGATTGAGATTCATCGATTCGTACAATTTCCTCCCCTTTGCCCTCGCCAATATGCCCTCTGCGTTTAGTTTAACAGAACTGAAAAAAGGTAATTTCCCCCACTTTTTCAACACGGAACAGAACCAGAATTATGTGGGTCCTTATCCAGATGCCCACTACTACAATCCTGACGACATGTCGATCGCCAATCGTGCAGCCTTCTATACCTGGTACAATCAACAGGCCGGAAAAGTGTTCGATTTCCAGAAGGAATTCTTGGCTTACCGTATCTCGGATGTGGATATTTTACGCCGTTGTTGTGCGCAATTTAAGGCGACTCTCTACGGGCTCGTCCGTGTCGATCCGTTTCAGAAATTAATAACTTTTGCCAGCACGGCTAATTTAGCTTATCGACGAGGATTCATGGCACAGGACACCATTGCCATCATCTCCAATATGGGTTACCTACCGTCGCGCCGCTACTCGGCCAAGGCCTGCCGCTGGCTCACCTCCCTAGACCGCAACATACGTCATGCTAAGAACGGGGGTGAAATCACCATAGGATCCTATACAGTGGACGGCTACGACGACGAATCCCGCACCGTGTACGAATTTTACGGCTGCTACTGGCACGGGTGCCCCACCTGTTATCCGAATCTGTTGACGGAAACCCATCTCCATCGAGTCCAGCAGACGTATCAAACTCTGTACGAGCAGACCTTGAAACGTGCCGCCACCTTAGAGCAACAAGGATATACGGTAGTGAGTATCTGGGAACACGTGTTTGATCGACAAGTCAAAAACAATCCGGAGTTACAAACATTCCTACGAGACCTCGATATTCAGAACCCATTAAGCCTACGCGACGCCTTATACGGGGGTCATACCAATGCCACGCGCCTGTATTGCGAGGAGGGAGACATGCAATACATCGATGTGTGTTCCCTGTATCCTTACGTGTTGAAATACAAACCGTTTCCCATTTACCATCCTCAAGTCATCACCAGCGATTTCGCCGATGTGAGAGAGTACTTTGGGCTCATTCGTTGCCGCGTCCTCCCACCCCGAGGTCTGTATCATCCCGTGCTACCCTACAAGACAGGCGGAAAATTACTCTTCCCCTTATGCCGAACCTGCGCCGAACATCGCAACTTAGGACCCGACGATCGATGCAGTCACACCGATTCAGAACGCAGTCTGACCAGAACCTGGGTGATCGTAGAAGTACACAAAGTTCTAGATCTCGGCTATCGGCTCGAGCACATCCACGAAGTCTGGCATTTTGAAAAGACCAGCGAGGATTTGTTTCGATCTTACATCGACACTTTCTTGAAGTCAAACAAGAAGCTTCCGGATTTCCCGATGAATGTCAAACGCGCGAACAGAAACAAGAATACATCAGTGAGATCCAGCGCCGGGAAGGCATCTTCATGA